From a region of the Hemibagrus wyckioides isolate EC202008001 linkage group LG14, SWU_Hwy_1.0, whole genome shotgun sequence genome:
- the cratb gene encoding carnitine O-acetyltransferase b, which produces MILETLSRANFALRSRVPVRRVHHSSDLPPPQPVPPLAQTLQRYLLALEPLLPPDELQHTRKTVQRFGSAGGLGERLQRALEKRSKHTHNWISDWWVQWAYLESRQPLAVHSNPAISLPRRDFSDWRGQLLFAAKLISAVLDFRNKVDSGRLPVEYMRGRPLCMELYPCLFSSCRVPGPKHDNMIHYGRPRRGPTHITVVRNYQFFQLDVYNSDGTPLTQSQIHSQLCRIRAQSWKTDKEPMGILTSDHRHTWGQAYTRLLQDKINKESVRLIEKSLFTLCLDSPVMTICDEKYSSRMAAQILHGGGTYSNSGNRWFDKTLQFVVSEDGSWGLLYEQATAEGLPIATLLDHVLQYCKKPDTVRAPLVPLPMPKKLYFYIDRAIKWDLEMAKQNLNILINDLDISCFNFQHFGKEFPKKLHLSPNSFIQMAIQLAYYRVHGEVCAACDIASLRMFKGGRTDYIRSPTNQTLRFVEAFDDPALSREVKVELLREAVEAYSQLTDQALKGQAIDRHLLGLKLQAIEEGLSVPRMFMDTAYGLATHWKLRTGQVPANTDSVMCFGPLVPDGYAVCYNPQPDHLHFSITAFNCCEETNAEKLAVTIQSALHDLHQLLQPAA; this is translated from the exons ATGATTTTAGAGACACTGTCACGAGCAAACTTCGCTTTGCGCTCGAGA gtcccAGTGAGACGAGTGCATCATTCGTCtgatcttcctcctcctcagccAGTTCCTCCGTTAGCTCAGACTCTGCAGCGCTATCTGCTGGCCCTGGAGCCACTGTTACCCCCGGACGAGCTGCAGCACACGCGCAAGACGGTGCAGCGATTCGGCAGTGCGGGGGGGCTCGGAGAGAGACTGCAAAGAGCGCTGGAGAAacgctccaaacacacacacaactgg atatcaGATTGGTGGGTTCAGTGGGCGTATCTGGAGAGTCGTCAGCCCCTGGCTGTTCACTCCAACCCGGCCATCTCGCTGCCCCGACGTGACTTCAGCGACTGGAGAGGACAGCTACT gttTGCAGCGAAGCTCATCTCTGCAGTGCTGGACTTCAGGAATAAAGTGGACAG tgggaGGTTACCTGTAGAATATATGCGAGGCAGGCCGTTGTGTATGGAGCTGTATCCTTGTCTCTTCTCGTCCTGTCGTGTTCCCGGACCCAAGCATGATAATATGATTCATTATGGCCGCCCACGCCGTGGCCCCACCCACATCACCGTGGTGAGAAACTACCAG tttttccAGCTGGATGTGTACAACAGTGACGGCACGCCCCTCACTCAGAGTCAGATTCACTCTCAGCTCTGTCGGATCCGAGCTCAGTCCTGGAAAACCGATAAAGAGCCGATGGGCATCCTGACCAGTGACCACAGACACACGTGGGGCCAGGCATACACACGCCTACTgcagg ATAAGATCAATAAGGAGTCGGTGAGGCTGATAGAGAAAAGTCTGTTCACACTGTGTCTCGACTCGCCCGTCATGACCATCTGCGATGAGAA GTACTCGAGCAGAATGGCAGCTCAGATCCTTCATGGAGGCGGGACTTACTCCAACAGTGGGAACCGCTGGTTCGATAAGACGTTACAG tttgTGGTCAGTGAGGATGGATCGTGGGGTCTCCTGTATGAACAGGCCACAGCTGAAGGGCTTCCAATAGCCACTCTGCTGGACCACGTCCTGCAGTATTG TAAGAAGCCCGATACAGTCCGAGCTCCTCTGGTTCCTCTGCCCATGCCCAAGAAGCTTTACTTCTACATCGACCGCGCCATCAAGTGGGACCTGGAGATGGCCAAGCAGAACCTCAACAT cctcATTAATGATCTGGACATCAGCTGCTTTAACTTCCAGCACTTTGGGAAGGAGTTTCCTAAAAAGCTGCATTTAAGCCCCAACTCCTTCATCCAGATGGCCATCCAGCTCGCCTACTACAG AGTGCACGGGGAAGTGTGTGCTGCCTGTGACATCGCATCACTCCGAATGTTCAAAGGAGGACGCACCGACTACATCCGCTCCCCGACCAATCAGACGCTGAGATTTGTGGAGGCTTTTGATGACCCCGCCCTCTCT aggGAGGTGAAAGTGGAGCTGCTGCGTGAAGCTGTGGAAGCTTACAGTCAGCTGACAGACCAG gcgcTGAAAGGTCAGGCTATAGATCGCCACCTGCTGGGTCTGAAGCTGCAGGCCATCGAGGAGGGACTGAGCGTGCCCAGAATGTTCATGGACACAGCTTATGGACTCGCTACACACTGGAAACTCCGCACAGgacag GTTCCCGCTAACACGGACAGTGTGATGTGTTTCGGGCCTCTGGTTCCGGATGGTTACGCCGTGTGTTACAATCCTCAGCCAGATCATCTTCACTTCTCCATCACCGCCTTCAACTGCTGCGAGGAGACCAACGCAGAGAAACTGGCCGTGACCATCCAGAGCGCCCTCCACGACCTGCACCAGTTACTGCAGCCGGCAGCATAG